The Acetoanaerobium noterae genome window below encodes:
- a CDS encoding 4Fe-4S binding protein codes for MAHLTGKSGYKSLIDRYNKFPQGAPESETLYEILKVFFTEEEAQLVSMLPIKPFDVKMASTIWNKSQDETLLILENLASKALLLDMNDNKKQMYVMPPPMIGFFEFALMRTGGHFNQKLLSELFYQYIETEEEFMRKLLSLKTPIGRILINEEAINKTDEVYVLDYEKATSLLNNATSIGVSRCYCRHKAEHLNQHCNAPQEVCLSLNNLSVSLAKHGYARLIDHDEALSILKTAYNNNLIQFAENVKDDVGFICNCCSCCCVALKSVKKMGIPQTISSSNFIANQLDNCISCKKCVSVCPVGCFEIKVFNDKDKVVLNSELCLGCGVCQRVCPINAIEMSKRDVKIFTPVNTVHKLVLEAIETNTLHNLIFDNQAMLSHKFMAAFTGAFLKLPLVNQLLVSETFQSKYLARLIEKLG; via the coding sequence ATGGCGCACTTAACAGGAAAATCTGGCTATAAAAGCTTAATTGATAGATATAATAAGTTTCCACAAGGAGCCCCTGAGTCTGAAACTCTATATGAGATATTGAAAGTCTTTTTTACAGAGGAAGAAGCTCAATTAGTTTCTATGCTGCCTATTAAACCCTTTGATGTAAAAATGGCATCGACAATCTGGAATAAATCTCAGGACGAAACTTTATTAATTCTTGAAAATCTGGCAAGCAAAGCCTTATTATTAGATATGAATGACAATAAAAAACAAATGTATGTTATGCCACCACCTATGATAGGTTTTTTTGAGTTTGCTCTTATGAGAACTGGAGGACATTTTAATCAAAAATTATTAAGCGAGTTATTTTATCAATATATCGAAACTGAAGAAGAGTTTATGAGAAAGCTCTTATCATTAAAGACCCCTATAGGCAGAATTCTTATAAATGAAGAAGCTATTAATAAGACTGATGAGGTTTATGTTCTAGATTATGAAAAGGCGACTAGCCTTCTAAACAATGCTACAAGCATAGGTGTAAGCAGATGTTACTGTAGACATAAAGCTGAACACCTTAATCAGCATTGTAATGCTCCACAGGAGGTGTGTCTATCTCTAAACAACTTGTCTGTTTCTTTAGCGAAGCACGGGTATGCAAGACTTATAGATCATGATGAAGCTCTCTCAATACTAAAAACAGCTTATAATAATAATCTAATTCAATTTGCTGAAAACGTTAAGGACGATGTAGGTTTTATTTGTAACTGTTGCTCTTGTTGCTGTGTAGCACTAAAAAGTGTTAAAAAAATGGGAATTCCTCAAACAATATCTTCGTCAAACTTTATTGCAAATCAGTTAGATAACTGCATTAGCTGTAAAAAATGTGTATCGGTGTGTCCAGTTGGATGCTTTGAAATTAAGGTTTTTAATGACAAAGATAAAGTAGTGCTAAATTCTGAGCTTTGCCTCGGATGTGGAGTGTGCCAAAGAGTATGCCCCATTAATGCAATAGAAATGAGCAAGAGAGATGTTAAAATTTTTACCCCAGTAAACACTGTCCATAAGCTAGTATTAGAAGCAATTGAAACTAATACTTTACATAACCTTATTTTTGATAATCAGGCTATGCTTAGCCATAAGTTCATGGCTGCATTTACTGGAGCTTTTCTTAAATTACCTCTTGTTAACCAGCTTTTAGTGAGCGAAACTTTTCAGTCTAAATATTTGGCTAGATTAATCGAAAAATTAGGATAA
- a CDS encoding glycogen/starch/alpha-glucan phosphorylase: MDINKVIKSAQDKCKIEYGKELSNALAWQLHNSLSESIREEIGGKWQELKIMSDKNRKAYYFSAEFLIGRSIQNNLLNLGILDEINNKLKDLNVDFGILEEIEDAALGNGGLGRLAACFIESAATMDIPLDGYGIRYKFGLFKQEFQDGFQIEKADDWSKYGDPWSLRKYEDSVLVKFSDQNVIAVPYDIPIIGYKGNNISTLRLWQAEPVNEFDFNLFNDQNYDLAVKEKNKAEDISRVLYPNDDTLDGKKLRFRQQYFFSSASLQDLIRKFKRNHSEDLLDFAKYNVIQLNDTHPTIAIPELIRLLVDEEKLSFESALDICKKTFAYTNHTIMQEALEKWDIGLIKELLPRIYEIIKQIHNNFEEEKKDLVKNKIISKALSNRTKIINKNTLHMAHMAIYGSSYVNGVAQIHTDIIKSDVLKDFYQLYPSKFQNKTNGITQRRWLALCNRELSSFISNNLGNENWITNLSDLKKLEPLSKSTSIIEEFSNIKQIKKHQLADYIFRKEGIAIDPQSIYDIQIKRLHEYKRQLLNILTILYMYNEIKSGNLNNFNKTTFIFGAKAAPGYKRAKSIIKLINEVGNLIDNDPLVSSKIKVVFVSNYNVSYAEKLVAAADISEQISTAGTEASGTGNMKFMLNGAVTLGTLDGANVEIVQEAGRENNYIFGATVDEISSISKSYSPIDIYKSNPKVKAVLDMLIDGTLKDCKTKGFKELYDSILKGASWHTADHYYLLHDFMSYVETRIKVNSDFSSKYEFRKKCYINMCNAGKFSSDRTIQDYAKEIWHV; the protein is encoded by the coding sequence ATGGATATAAATAAAGTGATTAAATCAGCACAAGATAAATGTAAAATTGAATACGGAAAAGAGCTTTCAAACGCCCTTGCTTGGCAGCTTCACAATTCACTTTCAGAGTCAATAAGGGAAGAAATAGGCGGCAAGTGGCAGGAATTAAAAATAATGAGTGATAAAAATAGAAAAGCATATTATTTTTCTGCCGAGTTTTTAATTGGCCGTTCAATTCAAAATAACTTGTTAAATTTAGGGATCCTTGATGAAATAAACAATAAACTAAAAGATCTTAATGTTGATTTTGGAATTTTAGAAGAGATTGAAGATGCTGCTCTAGGTAACGGGGGGCTTGGTAGACTTGCTGCTTGCTTTATTGAAAGTGCTGCAACTATGGATATTCCTTTAGACGGATATGGAATAAGATATAAGTTTGGATTATTTAAACAAGAATTTCAAGATGGATTTCAAATTGAAAAAGCTGATGATTGGTCAAAATATGGTGATCCATGGTCATTAAGAAAATATGAAGACTCAGTGTTAGTAAAGTTTAGTGACCAAAACGTTATTGCTGTTCCCTATGATATACCTATTATAGGGTATAAGGGAAATAATATTTCTACCCTAAGGCTTTGGCAAGCTGAGCCAGTCAATGAATTTGATTTTAATTTATTTAATGACCAAAACTATGATTTGGCTGTAAAAGAAAAAAATAAAGCTGAGGATATTTCTAGAGTCTTGTATCCAAACGATGATACTTTAGATGGAAAAAAATTAAGATTTAGACAGCAATACTTTTTCAGTAGTGCTTCACTACAGGATTTAATTAGAAAGTTTAAAAGAAATCATTCTGAGGATTTATTAGATTTTGCTAAGTATAACGTAATCCAGCTTAATGACACTCATCCTACAATTGCAATTCCTGAGCTTATAAGGCTTTTAGTTGATGAGGAAAAACTTAGTTTTGAATCTGCGCTTGATATTTGTAAAAAAACCTTTGCATATACAAATCATACAATAATGCAAGAGGCATTAGAAAAATGGGATATCGGCTTAATAAAAGAACTCCTTCCAAGAATCTATGAAATTATAAAACAAATTCACAATAATTTTGAAGAAGAAAAAAAGGATTTAGTAAAAAATAAAATTATTAGTAAAGCTTTATCTAATAGAACAAAAATAATAAATAAAAATACACTTCATATGGCTCATATGGCTATTTACGGTTCTAGCTATGTAAATGGAGTGGCTCAAATTCACACAGATATAATAAAAAGTGATGTACTAAAAGACTTCTATCAATTATATCCTTCCAAGTTTCAAAATAAAACAAACGGAATAACTCAACGCAGATGGCTAGCATTATGTAATAGAGAATTATCTTCCTTTATTAGTAATAATCTTGGAAATGAAAACTGGATAACAAACTTATCTGATTTAAAGAAATTAGAACCGCTTTCTAAGAGCACTTCTATTATTGAAGAGTTTTCAAATATTAAGCAAATAAAGAAACACCAATTAGCTGACTATATTTTTAGAAAAGAAGGTATTGCAATTGACCCTCAAAGTATTTATGATATTCAAATTAAAAGGCTACACGAATACAAAAGACAATTGCTAAATATTTTAACGATTTTATATATGTACAATGAAATTAAATCAGGTAATTTGAATAACTTTAATAAAACAACCTTTATTTTTGGAGCTAAAGCAGCTCCAGGATATAAGAGAGCTAAAAGTATAATCAAATTAATTAATGAAGTTGGCAATCTCATTGATAATGACCCGCTAGTAAGTTCAAAAATCAAAGTTGTTTTTGTTAGCAACTATAATGTATCCTATGCTGAAAAATTAGTTGCTGCAGCTGATATTTCTGAGCAAATATCAACAGCAGGAACAGAGGCTAGTGGAACTGGAAATATGAAATTTATGCTTAATGGTGCAGTTACACTAGGAACATTGGATGGTGCAAATGTCGAAATCGTCCAAGAAGCAGGCAGGGAAAACAATTACATTTTTGGAGCAACTGTTGATGAAATAAGTAGCATTTCTAAATCATATAGTCCTATAGACATTTATAAATCAAATCCTAAAGTTAAAGCAGTATTAGATATGCTTATAGATGGTACCCTTAAAGACTGTAAAACTAAAGGCTTTAAGGAGCTCTACGATTCTATATTAAAAGGTGCTAGTTGGCATACGGCTGACCACTACTACCTACTACATGATTTTATGTCATATGTAGAGACAAGAATTAAAGTAAATAGTGATTTTTCATCCAAATATGAGTTTAGAAAAAAATGTTATATTAATATGTGTAATGCAGGCAAGTTCAGTTCTGATAGAACTATACAAGACTATGCTAAGGAAATTTGGCATGTATAA
- a CDS encoding ABC transporter ATP-binding protein, giving the protein MANITLKNIHKIYPGDVTAVKDFNLEIQDKEFIILVGPSGCGKSTTLRMIAGLEDISKGELYIGDKLVNNVPPKDRDIAMVFQSYALYPHMSVYKNMAFSLTLQKVDKSEIDKRVREAAKILDIEHLLERKPKALSGGQRQRVALGRAMVRNPKVFLLDEPLSNLDAKLRTAMRSEISKLHKRLGTTFIYVTHDQTEAMTMGDRIVVMKDGLVQQVDTPQNLYDYPVNLFVAGFIGSPQMNFFKVKIEKNNENFIARLGDYKIPINWSTDKSKNLSNYDGKEVLMGIRPEELHDEQSTQAKETLSFVNALVELSEPMGSEVYLYLDINNEKAIAKIPPRTNAKIGDVVSLGINTTNVHLFDIETENAIAVR; this is encoded by the coding sequence ATGGCTAATATAACCCTAAAAAACATCCATAAGATTTATCCAGGAGATGTTACAGCTGTAAAGGATTTTAATCTGGAAATTCAAGATAAAGAGTTTATAATTCTAGTTGGACCATCTGGTTGTGGTAAATCAACTACTCTTAGGATGATTGCAGGTCTAGAGGATATATCAAAAGGCGAACTTTATATTGGAGATAAATTAGTAAATAATGTTCCTCCAAAAGATAGAGATATTGCTATGGTATTTCAAAGCTATGCTCTTTATCCTCACATGAGTGTATATAAAAATATGGCATTTTCTTTAACTTTACAGAAAGTTGATAAAAGCGAAATTGATAAAAGAGTACGCGAGGCAGCAAAGATTCTAGATATAGAACATTTATTAGAAAGAAAACCAAAGGCTTTATCTGGTGGTCAAAGACAAAGAGTAGCACTAGGAAGAGCTATGGTTAGAAATCCTAAAGTTTTTCTTCTTGACGAGCCACTTTCTAATCTCGATGCAAAACTACGTACAGCTATGAGAAGCGAGATAAGCAAACTTCACAAAAGACTTGGAACTACTTTTATATACGTAACTCATGACCAGACTGAGGCTATGACAATGGGAGATAGAATCGTAGTCATGAAGGATGGTTTAGTTCAACAAGTTGATACTCCACAAAATTTATATGATTATCCTGTAAATTTATTTGTAGCAGGTTTTATAGGATCTCCACAAATGAATTTTTTTAAGGTTAAGATTGAAAAGAATAATGAGAATTTTATAGCTAGATTGGGAGATTATAAGATACCAATTAATTGGAGCACTGATAAGTCAAAGAACTTGAGCAATTATGATGGCAAAGAGGTTTTAATGGGCATTAGACCTGAAGAATTACACGATGAGCAAAGTACTCAAGCTAAAGAAACCTTAAGCTTTGTTAATGCTTTAGTCGAGTTAAGCGAACCTATGGGCTCCGAAGTTTATTTATATCTTGATATAAATAATGAAAAAGCAATCGCCAAAATTCCTCCAAGAACAAATGCAAAAATTGGTGATGTTGTAAGCCTAGGAATTAATACTACAAATGTTCATCTTTTTGATATTGAAACTGAGAACGCAATTGCTGTGAGGTAA